In Paenibacillus algicola, a genomic segment contains:
- a CDS encoding DUF6906 family protein, whose translation MKNGKNPTRRQKAAIKAAGFNPDNWLVFKSEASTLHIIHRNTGTTKIIHI comes from the coding sequence ATGAAAAACGGTAAGAACCCTACCCGCCGACAGAAGGCTGCCATCAAAGCAGCCGGGTTTAACCCTGACAATTGGCTGGTGTTCAAATCCGAAGCCAGCACGCTACACATCATCCACCGCAATACCGGTACCACAAAAATCATTCACATTTAG
- a CDS encoding AAA family ATPase — MTQIKLIESTAHNFKSHRDLCVKFGDLTKITGDNAEGKSSTLEIPIWTLYGTDTFGSKMDPTPTNYKYDHVMAETLLKVDGKEIKFGRGIEKGKTTYYVNDVPSKAGDFDDIVKSLFDKDLFLALYNPSYFFSLHWEKQRELMLRYTAAPTQKEVFAEMSRTSSDQKHKDIKLNPQAEKLAELVKKHTMPQLVEIHKKNKNDKDAAHKRAQGRTEALEDQIHKLPDIPADIEAIKAEDAELVKKIKAIHEKIELADEPKRKQAVLEGTLDNLRQQVAAARDRYMRVHGEDIAEECPTCKRPFDDGAKQAAEANKESRKKPLREEHDKLVARRKELEAELAAVELVDVSELWQQMRTLEQRRDVTAETIGWHKRREALVADLAKARDEEAATLESRNDSIFILDAIKAFEAKEAEVQAAKVQGLFQSLTIRLFKEQKNGEIKADFVIEMDGKTPAQLSLSEGIRAGLEVRDVISTQSEMIAPCFVDNAESITRFKSPAGQLITCRVVADQKLKIESEELTHENQ, encoded by the coding sequence ATGACTCAAATTAAATTGATCGAGAGCACTGCTCATAACTTTAAATCCCACCGTGATCTTTGCGTTAAGTTTGGCGACCTGACCAAGATCACGGGGGACAACGCGGAGGGAAAGTCCAGCACACTGGAAATCCCTATATGGACATTGTACGGCACGGATACGTTTGGGAGCAAGATGGACCCGACTCCGACCAATTACAAATATGATCATGTGATGGCTGAGACGCTGTTGAAAGTGGACGGCAAGGAGATCAAATTCGGTCGGGGGATCGAGAAAGGCAAGACCACTTACTACGTCAACGACGTGCCCAGCAAGGCCGGAGACTTCGATGACATTGTAAAGTCACTGTTCGATAAGGATCTGTTTCTCGCCCTTTATAACCCGTCATATTTCTTCTCACTGCACTGGGAGAAGCAGCGTGAGCTGATGCTGAGATACACTGCTGCACCGACTCAGAAAGAAGTGTTTGCTGAAATGAGCCGGACGAGCTCGGACCAAAAACATAAGGACATCAAGTTGAATCCACAAGCCGAGAAACTGGCGGAGCTGGTCAAGAAACACACCATGCCGCAGCTGGTGGAGATCCATAAAAAGAATAAAAACGACAAGGATGCTGCTCATAAGCGGGCTCAAGGCCGCACCGAAGCACTGGAAGACCAGATTCATAAGCTGCCGGATATTCCAGCTGATATTGAAGCCATTAAGGCTGAGGACGCGGAGCTCGTAAAGAAGATCAAAGCAATACACGAAAAGATTGAACTGGCTGATGAGCCCAAGCGAAAGCAAGCCGTGCTCGAAGGGACTCTCGACAATCTTCGCCAGCAGGTAGCAGCTGCTCGGGATCGATATATGAGAGTCCACGGCGAGGATATTGCTGAGGAGTGCCCGACCTGTAAGCGCCCATTTGACGACGGGGCAAAGCAGGCTGCGGAAGCCAACAAGGAAAGTCGAAAGAAGCCGCTGCGTGAGGAGCATGACAAGCTAGTCGCTCGCAGGAAAGAGCTCGAGGCCGAGCTGGCTGCTGTGGAGCTGGTAGATGTATCAGAGCTCTGGCAGCAGATGAGAACACTTGAGCAACGGAGAGACGTTACGGCTGAAACCATCGGCTGGCACAAGCGGCGGGAGGCCCTCGTGGCCGACCTAGCCAAAGCCCGTGATGAAGAAGCAGCCACGCTTGAAAGCCGCAACGACTCCATCTTTATCCTGGATGCGATCAAGGCATTTGAAGCCAAGGAAGCTGAGGTGCAGGCAGCCAAGGTGCAGGGCCTGTTCCAGTCCCTGACGATCCGCCTGTTCAAGGAGCAAAAGAACGGCGAGATTAAAGCGGATTTTGTAATCGAGATGGATGGCAAGACGCCGGCACAGCTCTCGCTTTCCGAGGGAATCAGGGCGGGGCTAGAGGTCCGGGATGTGATCAGCACTCAAAGCGAGATGATCGCACCGTGCTTCGTGGACAATGCCGAGAGCATTACACGCTTCAAGTCACCTGCCGGCCAGCTTATTACCTGCAGAGTGGTGGCAGATCAAAAACTAAAAATCGAATCGGAGGAACTCACCCATGAAAACCAATAA
- a CDS encoding DUF7667 family protein produces MAVFIHPAHRKLAAITLMNTDSNGVIRMSLLDLSMILPLLRLNLELVRESDELKNLALEAQTTGDMEWVQEITMKLDEMEAKYL; encoded by the coding sequence ATGGCCGTTTTCATTCATCCGGCACACCGTAAGCTGGCTGCCATAACGCTAATGAACACCGATTCAAACGGCGTAATTCGGATGAGTCTTCTGGACCTGAGTATGATCCTGCCGCTACTAAGATTAAACCTTGAATTGGTACGCGAATCGGACGAGCTTAAGAACTTAGCTCTAGAAGCTCAAACCACCGGAGATATGGAATGGGTGCAAGAGATCACAATGAAACTCGACGAAATGGAGGCGAAATACTTATGA
- a CDS encoding helix-turn-helix domain-containing protein, giving the protein MKKADITKQQLAESTGYSYQYIYDLLNGRRRWNEESLEKVCHSIGLEVNVVSSVSAQTPNLPEHTSERLREVLAENKRLCEEVGNLKTAIKALTKGW; this is encoded by the coding sequence ATGAAAAAGGCTGATATCACCAAGCAACAACTGGCGGAGTCTACGGGCTACAGTTATCAGTACATTTACGATCTGCTTAATGGCCGGCGCCGCTGGAACGAGGAGTCATTGGAAAAGGTGTGTCATAGTATTGGACTTGAAGTGAATGTTGTTTCTTCGGTTAGTGCTCAAACCCCTAATCTTCCTGAACACACATCAGAAAGGTTGCGAGAAGTATTGGCTGAGAACAAGCGACTGTGTGAAGAGGTCGGTAATCTGAAGACAGCGATCAAGGCGCTGACGAAAGGGTGGTGA
- a CDS encoding helix-turn-helix domain-containing protein, with protein MDKKLIGKIIQSQRKSKKLRQYEVSEKTGLSRNYISDIENGRYMPSVETLSKLANFLDLDLNLIKMTEIHVTDNSICRE; from the coding sequence ATGGATAAAAAGTTGATTGGTAAAATCATTCAAAGCCAACGCAAAAGCAAAAAGCTCAGGCAGTATGAGGTGTCCGAGAAAACAGGCTTGTCCCGTAATTATATTTCGGATATCGAGAACGGTCGATATATGCCGAGTGTTGAAACTTTGTCCAAGTTGGCAAACTTCCTCGATCTGGATTTAAACTTGATCAAGATGACGGAAATACACGTCACTGATAATAGCATATGCAGGGAGTGA
- a CDS encoding helix-turn-helix domain-containing protein, translating to MIGSNIKAWRKLRQLTQYQLAEKTNLSRSYVADVERGRYNPSVETLEAIAKALNVKISELMENEKNSDLHEESELADIPIEKLNQYTLSYKGHTLSQEEADDVIELLEAALKRWKK from the coding sequence ATGATTGGATCTAATATAAAAGCGTGGAGAAAACTAAGACAACTTACTCAATACCAGTTAGCTGAGAAGACTAACCTCTCAAGATCATATGTTGCTGACGTAGAAAGAGGGCGCTATAACCCAAGTGTGGAGACGCTGGAGGCTATTGCCAAAGCTCTGAACGTGAAAATCTCCGAGCTCATGGAAAATGAAAAAAACTCCGATCTTCATGAAGAGTCGGAGCTGGCGGATATTCCTATTGAAAAGCTGAACCAATACACACTCTCTTATAAAGGACACACACTGAGCCAAGAAGAGGCAGATGACGTCATTGAGCTTTTGGAGGCAGCGCTGAAACGGTGGAAGAAATAA
- a CDS encoding helix-turn-helix domain-containing protein: MYWLNKRNITQAEFARRTGWSTRMVSYWCKGERLMSVEAMYAAAMILEIHMEDLYQWRLSAD, encoded by the coding sequence TTGTACTGGCTCAATAAACGCAACATCACACAAGCAGAGTTTGCCCGCCGGACAGGCTGGTCCACTCGTATGGTTTCATACTGGTGCAAGGGCGAGCGTTTAATGAGCGTCGAGGCGATGTATGCTGCTGCTATGATTCTTGAAATCCACATGGAAGATTTATATCAGTGGAGATTATCGGCCGACTAA
- a CDS encoding replication-relaxation family protein: MNARDKAIVADLERFRCLTRDDVAELHFSNVKNPVTQANMVLKRLRRDEIICCSTERRKYIYFPVPGIKKDSAKIGHFLAIVDFYKEIRQIELPRVFNVEPKLGGKGLPEPDVFCIWKGAPWFVEIQRSQFSDRVMQEKMNRYENYYLSGEWEKEAWQPAGKKIFPYVWVVGLGAGKYSIEGRSFKVFQANVGEMKLKLGLK, encoded by the coding sequence GTGAATGCGCGTGATAAGGCTATTGTGGCCGACCTGGAGCGCTTCCGCTGCCTCACACGGGATGATGTGGCGGAGCTCCACTTTTCCAACGTTAAGAATCCAGTGACGCAAGCCAACATGGTCCTTAAGCGGCTGCGGCGGGATGAGATCATCTGTTGCTCTACGGAGCGCCGGAAATACATCTATTTTCCGGTACCCGGCATCAAAAAGGACAGTGCGAAGATCGGGCACTTCCTGGCGATCGTGGATTTTTATAAGGAGATCAGACAGATCGAGCTGCCGCGGGTATTTAATGTGGAGCCGAAATTAGGCGGGAAGGGACTACCTGAGCCGGATGTGTTTTGCATTTGGAAGGGAGCTCCGTGGTTTGTGGAGATCCAGCGGAGTCAGTTTTCGGACAGGGTCATGCAGGAAAAAATGAACAGGTATGAGAACTATTATTTAAGCGGCGAATGGGAGAAAGAGGCGTGGCAGCCGGCAGGAAAAAAGATATTCCCTTACGTATGGGTGGTCGGACTGGGAGCCGGCAAGTACAGCATAGAGGGGAGGTCGTTCAAAGTTTTTCAAGCTAATGTGGGGGAAATGAAACTCAAACTGGGATTAAAATAA
- a CDS encoding FtsK/SpoIIIE domain-containing protein, with translation MVLKLATAAGCIGGAWGVWRSGPESVYRAKMRRLFITGEICYKRKKRKGEEVCRYPQVSRVTVYHDCVQVVFVLPDGLDPKEIHKRAWLFEQTFGDNIDLSGTAKTFTLNVYQQDVQRFDYDSVAVERAVSGLRLPIYVGRSRTGDEVYDMTEHPHLLVAGETGSGKSVALRSILTTLIRTAGDRMELYCADLKRSEFHLFKGIARQVVVEAPRLHQIVLRIRKDMRKRGDVLDRAGMAHVDELPRKERPPYIVLAIDEVALLKKERDLMDGIEEISAIGRALGVFLILSMQRPDSDVLDGKLKNNLTVRMAFRHSDEINSRITLGSGEAADIQQSQKGRMMLKLDGTKTVQGPYLDLPKAKTLLEPYKAVEEPTGAQEPQPEPVEDDVIEIGVL, from the coding sequence ATGGTTTTAAAGTTGGCGACGGCTGCCGGCTGCATTGGTGGAGCTTGGGGAGTTTGGCGCAGTGGCCCTGAATCGGTATATCGTGCCAAGATGCGGCGGTTGTTTATCACTGGGGAGATTTGTTATAAACGGAAGAAACGTAAAGGAGAGGAGGTCTGCAGGTACCCGCAGGTGAGCCGGGTGACTGTATACCATGACTGTGTGCAGGTGGTGTTTGTGCTGCCGGATGGGCTGGACCCAAAAGAGATCCACAAGCGAGCGTGGCTCTTTGAGCAGACCTTTGGCGATAACATTGATTTAAGCGGCACAGCTAAGACTTTCACGCTCAACGTGTACCAGCAGGATGTCCAGAGGTTTGATTACGATTCTGTTGCTGTCGAGCGGGCTGTGAGCGGGCTCAGGCTGCCGATCTATGTCGGACGCAGCCGGACAGGTGACGAGGTATACGATATGACGGAGCATCCACATCTGCTGGTGGCTGGAGAAACTGGTAGCGGCAAGTCCGTCGCACTGCGGTCCATACTTACCACCCTGATACGCACGGCCGGGGATCGTATGGAATTGTACTGCGCTGATCTCAAGCGGTCAGAGTTCCACCTCTTTAAAGGCATAGCCCGGCAAGTGGTGGTTGAAGCTCCCCGGCTGCACCAAATCGTGCTGCGGATCCGGAAGGATATGCGTAAGAGGGGGGATGTCTTGGACCGGGCCGGGATGGCCCATGTGGATGAGCTGCCAAGAAAAGAGCGGCCGCCGTATATCGTTCTGGCCATTGACGAGGTGGCGCTGCTAAAAAAAGAAAGGGATCTGATGGACGGCATCGAGGAGATCAGCGCGATCGGCAGAGCCTTGGGCGTGTTCTTAATCCTCTCCATGCAGCGGCCTGATAGCGATGTCCTGGACGGCAAGCTGAAAAACAACCTCACAGTCCGAATGGCCTTTAGGCACAGCGATGAGATCAACAGCCGCATCACTCTTGGCAGCGGGGAGGCAGCTGACATCCAGCAGAGCCAAAAGGGCCGCATGATGCTCAAGCTGGACGGCACAAAGACGGTGCAGGGGCCTTATCTGGACCTGCCAAAGGCAAAGACACTACTAGAGCCTTACAAGGCCGTAGAGGAGCCGACAGGGGCACAGGAGCCGCAGCCAGAGCCAGTAGAGGACGATGTGATAGAGATAGGGGTGTTGTAG
- a CDS encoding ParM/StbA family protein codes for MISAIDAGNYQTKFYDGKQMRSFPSLIGEYRDRNLRQQHGDYDFDWQYGGQRGFAGTLAMYESECADSRKGETKAHPDARLRVLLALHRFAEGTEHQIIVGQPISTHQETEKAAIKEMLCGRHELTVNGQRKLIVIRRCEVAAEGVAAGLLVPGGGIIRIIDVGSGTVNFGTLIDRRFNDRGSFTLGTGMETLRSVQPSDFARQIALRALAGGWLGTDKVFICGGGAEVILESLRAYFPGVLMIEGDASFANVKAFYLIARKVYG; via the coding sequence ATGATATCGGCCATCGATGCGGGCAACTATCAAACCAAGTTTTATGATGGCAAACAGATGAGGTCGTTTCCCTCATTAATCGGCGAGTATAGGGATCGCAATCTTCGGCAGCAGCACGGTGATTATGATTTTGATTGGCAGTACGGCGGTCAGAGAGGTTTCGCTGGCACACTGGCCATGTATGAGAGCGAGTGCGCAGACAGCCGTAAGGGCGAGACCAAGGCACATCCTGATGCACGCCTCAGGGTGCTGCTGGCCCTGCACAGGTTTGCGGAAGGCACCGAGCATCAGATCATTGTGGGGCAGCCGATCAGCACGCACCAGGAGACGGAGAAAGCGGCCATAAAGGAAATGCTCTGCGGCCGGCATGAGCTCACGGTCAACGGTCAGCGAAAGCTCATTGTGATTCGGCGGTGTGAGGTGGCTGCTGAAGGGGTCGCTGCAGGCCTCTTGGTACCCGGTGGGGGAATCATCCGTATCATCGATGTCGGCAGCGGCACGGTTAATTTCGGCACCCTGATCGATCGCCGGTTTAACGATCGGGGCAGTTTTACACTCGGTACCGGCATGGAGACACTGCGGTCCGTCCAGCCATCAGACTTTGCTCGGCAGATCGCCCTCAGGGCGCTTGCTGGAGGCTGGTTGGGCACAGATAAGGTGTTTATATGCGGAGGAGGGGCAGAGGTCATCCTGGAGAGCCTGCGGGCGTACTTCCCAGGTGTCCTGATGATTGAGGGGGACGCCAGCTTTGCCAATGTAAAAGCATTTTATCTGATCGCGAGGAAGGTTTATGGCTAA
- a CDS encoding transcriptional regulator, producing MFGLGKKRSKFGAFLDRHGIEQEEIRKLTKLNKDTISKACNEIDPKMRSITKDALVKAAAKLSGKEIDKKSFWG from the coding sequence ATGTTTGGGCTGGGCAAGAAGAGAAGCAAATTCGGGGCGTTTTTAGATAGGCACGGTATTGAACAGGAAGAAATCCGAAAATTGACCAAACTTAATAAAGACACAATCTCAAAAGCGTGTAATGAAATTGACCCTAAGATGCGTAGTATTACAAAAGATGCTCTTGTAAAGGCTGCTGCTAAATTATCCGGGAAGGAGATAGACAAGAAGAGTTTTTGGGGATAG
- a CDS encoding AP2 domain-containing protein: MEMPKKIDLIGQRFGRLTVIYKLPPNGGPSLWQCLCDCGNSKVAAANVLQRGDCKSCGCLHQEYLASRHAKTDIDLSGKRFGKLIALHKIKIEGKKSIMWLCQCDCGKQVPVAASELKHNHVRSCGCLVSDHVNSFFDEGTNVAALLANTVSSRNKSGTKGVFYDASRNKWSAEIMFQGKRYRLGRRSDKKDAIRLREEAEEKLHGDFLAWYKAKKDPASD, from the coding sequence ATGGAGATGCCTAAAAAGATTGACCTGATCGGGCAGCGTTTTGGAAGATTGACAGTAATCTATAAACTGCCCCCGAATGGGGGACCCTCACTATGGCAATGCTTGTGTGATTGTGGAAACTCAAAAGTAGCGGCCGCTAATGTTTTACAACGTGGAGACTGTAAAAGCTGCGGATGTTTGCATCAAGAGTACCTCGCGAGTAGACACGCTAAAACCGATATTGATTTATCTGGCAAACGGTTTGGGAAGCTCATTGCTCTGCACAAAATTAAAATTGAGGGCAAAAAGTCTATTATGTGGTTATGCCAGTGTGACTGTGGCAAACAGGTACCCGTAGCAGCCAGCGAACTGAAACATAACCATGTCCGCAGCTGTGGCTGCCTGGTATCTGATCACGTTAATTCTTTTTTTGATGAAGGTACGAATGTCGCTGCTCTATTAGCGAATACAGTCAGCTCCCGCAACAAAAGCGGAACAAAGGGCGTATTTTATGATGCAAGTCGGAATAAGTGGTCTGCGGAAATCATGTTCCAAGGGAAACGTTACCGACTTGGCAGGCGCTCAGACAAAAAGGATGCGATCCGTCTCAGGGAAGAAGCCGAGGAAAAACTGCATGGCGATTTTTTAGCATGGTACAAAGCAAAAAAAGACCCTGCCAGCGATTAA
- a CDS encoding N-acetylmuramoyl-L-alanine amidase, producing MSKKVWIDAGHGGKDPGATANGLQEKDIVLKLSQGIKQQLEAEYEGVEVLTSRSTDVFLELSDRTSKANKAGSDILVSIHCNAAGGSGGFETFRFTNALPASVALQNALHREIMSALKPYGVTDRGQKSKNLHMVRESKMPAVLTENLFVDVAKDAGLLKRQEVLDAIIQGHVTGVAKHLGLKKREGAGVSKNERDINAVSPWAASAWKAMTEQGYVDGSRPGAPITREEMAVMLSRFINNQQK from the coding sequence ATGAGTAAGAAGGTATGGATCGACGCAGGCCATGGCGGTAAAGATCCGGGTGCTACAGCGAATGGGCTGCAGGAGAAGGATATTGTACTGAAGTTGTCCCAAGGGATCAAGCAGCAGTTAGAAGCAGAGTATGAGGGTGTCGAGGTGTTGACATCCCGAAGTACGGACGTGTTTCTCGAACTGTCCGATCGGACCAGCAAGGCAAACAAAGCAGGGTCTGATATCCTTGTGTCCATCCATTGTAATGCTGCAGGCGGATCAGGCGGGTTTGAGACATTTCGATTTACAAATGCGTTACCTGCCTCCGTAGCTCTTCAAAATGCGCTGCACCGCGAGATCATGTCGGCGCTAAAACCCTACGGCGTTACGGATCGAGGACAGAAGTCCAAAAACCTGCACATGGTGCGGGAAAGTAAGATGCCGGCTGTGCTGACCGAAAACCTTTTTGTGGATGTTGCCAAGGATGCTGGCCTGCTGAAACGTCAGGAAGTGTTGGATGCTATTATTCAAGGGCATGTGACTGGGGTTGCTAAGCATCTAGGCCTGAAGAAAAGGGAGGGAGCAGGAGTGTCTAAGAATGAACGTGATATTAATGCTGTAAGCCCGTGGGCTGCATCAGCATGGAAGGCGATGACCGAACAAGGTTACGTGGATGGCAGCCGGCCGGGTGCGCCGATTACTCGGGAGGAAATGGCGGTTATGCTGAGTCGATTTATTAATAATCAACAGAAATAA
- a CDS encoding phage holin family protein: MEWNMIFELVDPRLLIVVAACWVIGFILKQTPKVPDWSIIYVVLAVAILFTVGVIGWSMESIIQGILAGAFAVFGHQVVKQTKIGADQYE, from the coding sequence ATGGAATGGAACATGATTTTTGAATTGGTTGATCCGCGGCTGTTGATCGTTGTGGCCGCATGCTGGGTGATTGGCTTCATCTTGAAACAGACACCCAAGGTGCCGGACTGGTCCATCATTTATGTTGTGCTGGCGGTGGCTATTCTCTTCACCGTTGGCGTCATCGGCTGGAGCATGGAATCCATAATCCAGGGCATCCTGGCCGGTGCCTTTGCCGTGTTTGGTCATCAGGTCGTTAAACAAACCAAGATTGGAGCTGATCAATATGAGTAA